The Chloroflexia bacterium SDU3-3 sequence CAGGCCAGCCTTGCGCAGCACCGGGCGCAGCTCGGGGTCGAGGTCGAGCAGGGCGCGGGCGATGCCGTGGCTCACCGCACCAGCCTGGCCGGCGATGCCGCCGCCGCGCACCTTGACCAGCACATTGAAGCTAGCGGTGTTGTTCGTCAGCTCCAGGCCGCGCACCATCAGCTTGTTCAGGCTGTCGATATTGCCGAAGTGCTCAGTCACCGAACGTCCGTTGACCACAAACTCCCCATTGCCGGGGAACAGGCGAACACGCGCCACCGCAGTCTTGCGGCGGCCGGTGCCCTGATAGTAGCGTTTCTCAGTCATCACATCTCCAAATCGAAGTTGTAGTAGCGTCTGCGCAGCCATGGGCTGCCGATCGCGGCCAGCGACGGTGCGACGCCTGTGTTCGTCACCCGCCATCTATCTGGGCAACTAGCCGTTGGGGCGCGGCGTGTACACCTTGGGCTGCTGGGCAGCGTGCGGGTGGCTCGGGCCAGCGTAGATCTTCAGCTTGCCCATGATCTGGCGGCCAAGCCGAGTCTTCGGGATCATGCCCTTCACCGCAAAGCGGATGATGCGGTCGGGGTGCGACGTCAGCATCCGGCGGTAGGTGATCTTCTTAAAGCCGCCCGGGAAGCCCGAGTGGCGGTAGTACATCTTCTGCTCCGCCTTGCGGCCGGTCACGCGCACCTTCTCGGCGTTGACCACCACCACAAAGTCGCCGCCGTCGATGTGCGGCGTGAAGGTCGGCTTGTGCTTGCCGCGCAGCAGGGTCGCGATCTGGGTCGAGAGGCGGCCAAGCACCTGGTCGGTCGCATC is a genomic window containing:
- the rpsI gene encoding 30S ribosomal protein S9, which translates into the protein MTEKRYYQGTGRRKTAVARVRLFPGNGEFVVNGRSVTEHFGNIDSLNKLMVRGLELTNNTASFNVLVKVRGGGIAGQAGAVSHGIARALLDLDPELRPVLRKAGLLTRDSRMKERKKPGLKRARKAPQYTKR
- the rplM gene encoding 50S ribosomal protein L13, giving the protein MKTYMQKTAEVQRDWYVVDATDQVLGRLSTQIATLLRGKHKPTFTPHIDGGDFVVVVNAEKVRVTGRKAEQKMYYRHSGFPGGFKKITYRRMLTSHPDRIIRFAVKGMIPKTRLGRQIMGKLKIYAGPSHPHAAQQPKVYTPRPNG